The Nakamurella deserti genome contains a region encoding:
- a CDS encoding acyl-CoA dehydrogenase, translating into MSSPVRLAESAASTELNMLASRATELGDDVSLALTLAVELGRSAPAPGSGRTLHRWDILATLGAADLTAARVVEPHLDAVAILDEAAAAGMPVELEAIGASADSTWGVFAAEGPGVAVRATRSDGRWTLRGTKPWCSLADRLSHALITAHTDGGRALFAVSLRDGALDVPAGTWAARGLTNVPSGPLVIGAASAVPVGPPRWYLERPGFAWGGIGVAAVWHGGAVGVARRLFDHGCDKPEDPLRLAALGAVDTALTGSRSILAASAGAIDRGTAAPALLAARVRGVVAAAAELTLLRAGHTLGPAALALEETHARRVADLTLYLRQHHAERDDLALGTTLVKDGLPW; encoded by the coding sequence ATGTCCTCGCCTGTACGGCTGGCCGAATCCGCTGCCAGCACCGAACTGAACATGCTCGCGTCCCGGGCCACCGAGCTCGGCGACGACGTGTCGCTCGCCCTCACACTCGCGGTCGAGCTGGGTCGCTCCGCGCCCGCGCCGGGCTCGGGTCGCACCCTGCACCGGTGGGACATCCTGGCCACCCTGGGCGCTGCGGACCTGACCGCCGCCCGGGTGGTGGAACCCCATCTGGACGCGGTGGCGATCCTCGACGAGGCGGCCGCCGCCGGGATGCCCGTCGAGCTCGAGGCGATCGGTGCCAGCGCCGACAGCACCTGGGGCGTGTTCGCCGCCGAAGGCCCCGGGGTGGCCGTGCGGGCCACCCGGTCCGACGGCCGCTGGACGTTGCGCGGCACCAAACCGTGGTGCTCCCTGGCCGACCGGCTCAGCCACGCGCTGATCACCGCCCACACCGACGGCGGCCGCGCGCTGTTCGCTGTCTCCCTGCGCGACGGCGCCCTCGACGTCCCCGCCGGCACCTGGGCGGCCCGTGGACTGACGAACGTCCCCAGCGGCCCGCTGGTGATCGGAGCGGCGTCCGCCGTCCCCGTCGGGCCGCCGCGCTGGTACCTCGAGCGACCGGGTTTCGCCTGGGGCGGTATCGGGGTGGCCGCCGTCTGGCACGGCGGTGCGGTCGGGGTGGCCCGCCGGCTGTTCGACCACGGCTGCGACAAGCCCGAGGACCCGTTGCGGCTGGCCGCCCTCGGTGCGGTCGACACCGCACTGACCGGATCCCGATCAATCCTCGCCGCCTCCGCCGGCGCGATCGACCGGGGCACCGCCGCCCCGGCGCTGCTCGCCGCCCGGGTCCGTGGCGTCGTCGCCGCGGCGGCCGAGCTCACGCTGCTCCGCGCGGGACACACCCTGGGGCCGGCCGCGCTCGCGCTCGAGGAGACCCACGCCCGCCGGGTCGCCGACCTCACCCTGTACCTCCGCCAACACCACGCCGAACGCGACGACCTGGCACTCGGCACCACTCTCGTCAAGGACGGCCTGCCGTGGTGA
- a CDS encoding HdeD family acid-resistance protein, which translates to MVWQPIEVRQASETVRRVWPLLVVRGVLMAVFGLATLVWPSLTAVVLIAVFGAYAVVDGIVTLAYGFRRRRSRQGGNGWLLQGGIAVVAGLIALFWPAATGAVVLFVLGFWALLIGVVIAAIGLQLRRTSPRFWWAPALLGLLGVIFGLIMIFQPAETMVALASILGVLTLIGGVMLVAGGLRLRKLQLG; encoded by the coding sequence ATGGTGTGGCAGCCGATCGAGGTACGGCAGGCGTCGGAGACGGTCCGGCGGGTGTGGCCGCTGCTGGTCGTCCGCGGGGTGCTGATGGCCGTGTTCGGGCTGGCCACGCTCGTCTGGCCGTCGCTGACGGCGGTGGTCCTGATCGCCGTGTTCGGCGCCTACGCCGTGGTCGACGGCATCGTCACGCTGGCCTACGGCTTCCGCCGCCGGCGGTCGCGGCAGGGCGGCAACGGCTGGCTGCTGCAGGGCGGCATCGCGGTGGTCGCGGGCCTGATCGCCCTGTTCTGGCCGGCCGCCACCGGCGCCGTGGTGCTGTTCGTGCTCGGCTTCTGGGCGTTGCTGATCGGTGTGGTCATCGCGGCCATCGGCCTGCAGCTGCGCCGCACCAGCCCCCGCTTCTGGTGGGCGCCGGCGCTGCTCGGCCTGCTCGGCGTCATCTTCGGCCTGATCATGATCTTCCAGCCGGCCGAGACCATGGTGGCGCTCGCGTCGATCCTCGGTGTGCTCACCCTGATCGGCGGCGTGATGCTCGTCGCGGGTGGTCTGCGGCTGCGGAAACTGCAGCTGGGCTAG
- a CDS encoding DUF4032 domain-containing protein translates to MRMQFSSGPDPTDLLTLPWSTPLIDWPKDLTVTLPRGISRHIVRFVRIGGIVYAIKEIFPALAESEYAMLRELNKRQIPCVTPVGVVSNRVDADGNPLDSALVTKHLRFSLPYRALFSRRMDPDLEPKLLDALAELLVKLHLAGFAWKDCSLSNTLFRRDAGALAAYLVDAETGELREQLSTGQRMHDLDIAETNLAGELLDLEMSGLLPPGVDPMDTALSVMARYEQLWSELTTAQTMSDDEWWRVEQRLRRLNTLGYDVAQIDIDDVAGQPHVMVQTQVVEAGHHKRRLFELTGLDVQENQARRILNDLDSYRSRAVMPGTDVDEYAVARHWLADVFEPVLEMVPAAFAHKLEPAEIFHEVLEHRWFLSESAGREIRLEDAARSYLVTVLAHRPDEQALLDPELMGMGGTGGAVDDDGRPVDPDGDGSGPPATDDYGASYTGASQAVEHGRQSWRD, encoded by the coding sequence ATGCGGATGCAGTTCTCCTCGGGGCCCGATCCCACCGACCTGTTGACCCTGCCGTGGTCGACCCCGTTGATCGACTGGCCGAAGGACCTGACGGTCACGCTCCCCCGGGGCATCTCCCGGCACATCGTCCGCTTCGTCCGCATCGGCGGCATCGTGTACGCGATCAAGGAGATCTTCCCGGCGCTGGCGGAGTCCGAGTACGCGATGCTGCGCGAGCTGAACAAGCGGCAGATCCCCTGCGTCACCCCGGTGGGAGTGGTGTCCAACCGGGTCGACGCCGACGGCAACCCGCTGGACTCGGCGCTGGTCACCAAGCACCTGCGCTTCTCGCTGCCCTACCGGGCGCTGTTCTCCCGGCGGATGGACCCCGACCTGGAGCCGAAGCTGCTCGACGCGCTGGCCGAGCTGCTGGTGAAGCTGCACCTGGCGGGGTTCGCCTGGAAGGACTGCTCGCTGTCGAACACGCTGTTTCGCCGGGACGCGGGCGCGCTGGCCGCCTATCTCGTCGACGCCGAGACCGGGGAGTTGCGCGAGCAGCTGTCGACCGGTCAGCGGATGCACGATCTCGACATCGCCGAGACCAACCTGGCCGGCGAGCTGCTGGACCTGGAGATGAGCGGCCTGCTGCCACCGGGCGTCGACCCGATGGACACCGCACTGTCGGTGATGGCCCGCTACGAGCAGCTGTGGAGCGAGCTGACCACCGCGCAGACCATGAGCGACGACGAATGGTGGCGGGTGGAGCAACGGTTGCGCCGGCTAAACACCCTGGGCTACGACGTGGCGCAGATCGACATCGACGACGTCGCCGGCCAGCCGCACGTGATGGTGCAGACCCAGGTCGTCGAGGCCGGGCACCACAAGCGCCGGCTGTTCGAGCTGACCGGGCTCGACGTCCAGGAGAACCAGGCCCGGCGCATCCTCAACGACCTCGACAGCTACCGGTCGCGGGCCGTGATGCCCGGGACCGACGTCGACGAGTACGCGGTCGCCCGGCACTGGCTGGCCGACGTCTTCGAGCCGGTCCTGGAGATGGTGCCGGCCGCGTTCGCCCACAAGCTCGAACCGGCCGAGATCTTCCACGAGGTGCTCGAGCACCGCTGGTTCCTCAGTGAGTCCGCGGGACGCGAGATCCGGCTGGAGGACGCGGCCCGCTCGTACCTGGTCACCGTGCTCGCCCACCGCCCCGACGAGCAGGCGCTGCTCGATCCGGAGCTGATGGGGATGGGCGGCACGGGCGGAGCGGTCGACGACGACGGCCGGCCGGTCGATCCGGACGGTGACGGATCTGGCCCCCCGGCGACCGACGACTACGGGGCGAGCTACACCGGAGCGTCGCAGGCGGTCGAGCACGGCCGGCAGTCCTGGCGCGACTGA
- a CDS encoding GAF and ANTAR domain-containing protein → MAADPIDPTGVLAELSGLLRADRDLDAILADVVAMAKRRVPGTEEAAITLVRNKKAATVASTGGMAVPLDELQYEMGYGPCLDAGRDNEVKHISDAATEGRWARYLPRAREHGLASSLSIPLPVENYLVGALNLYASVPGAFEPASLALGEALAAHITAALSHAEARRGHRVRAENLERAMVTRSIIEQAKGIIMVQRKCTAGDAFDILRQISMDENMRLAEVAAQLVESASGHRVEL, encoded by the coding sequence ATGGCGGCTGACCCCATCGATCCGACCGGCGTCCTCGCCGAGCTGTCCGGTCTGCTCCGGGCCGACCGGGATCTCGACGCGATCCTGGCCGACGTGGTCGCGATGGCGAAGCGACGGGTGCCCGGGACCGAAGAGGCCGCGATCACCCTGGTCCGCAACAAGAAGGCGGCCACCGTGGCGAGCACCGGCGGTATGGCGGTGCCGCTCGACGAGCTGCAGTACGAGATGGGTTACGGCCCGTGTCTGGACGCCGGCCGCGACAACGAGGTCAAGCACATCTCCGACGCCGCGACCGAGGGCCGCTGGGCCCGCTACCTCCCGCGCGCCCGCGAGCACGGCCTGGCCAGCTCGCTGTCGATCCCGCTGCCGGTGGAGAACTACCTCGTCGGGGCGCTCAACCTGTACGCCTCCGTCCCGGGAGCCTTCGAGCCCGCCTCGCTGGCGTTGGGCGAGGCACTCGCCGCGCACATCACCGCCGCCCTCAGTCACGCCGAGGCCCGGCGCGGCCACCGGGTGCGGGCGGAGAACCTCGAACGGGCGATGGTCACGCGCAGCATCATCGAGCAGGCCAAGGGCATCATCATGGTGCAGCGCAAGTGCACCGCCGGCGACGCGTTCGACATCCTGCGGCAGATCTCGATGGACGAGAACATGCGGCTGGCCGAGGTCGCCGCGCAGCTCGTGGAGAGCGCGTCGGGCCACCGGGTCGAGCTGTAG
- a CDS encoding glycosyltransferase — protein MTAIDRIAVVIPARNEERRLGRALTAVRGAARTLAESAPTVVTDVVVVLDRCTDGTADVLQRFPEVRAVTSTAGMVGAARHRGVGAALGDPAVLTARTWIATTDADSVVPVDWLGRHLAIARDGADLLLGTVVPDPAELDERALAAWTARHPQVDGHPYVHGANLGVRADTYVRAGGFPEVREHEDVLLAAAVRALGGVVVSPAGGPVRTSARTVGRTPGGFAEYLGALQRQAGVGGELSPAGLGQQ, from the coding sequence GTGACGGCGATCGACCGGATCGCCGTGGTGATCCCGGCCCGCAACGAGGAACGGCGTCTCGGGCGGGCGTTGACGGCCGTCCGCGGCGCGGCGCGCACGCTGGCCGAGTCCGCTCCCACCGTCGTCACCGACGTGGTGGTCGTGCTGGACCGCTGCACCGACGGCACCGCGGACGTGCTGCAACGGTTCCCGGAGGTGCGGGCGGTGACCAGCACGGCGGGGATGGTGGGGGCGGCGCGCCACCGCGGCGTCGGCGCGGCACTCGGCGATCCGGCCGTGCTCACCGCCCGGACCTGGATCGCCACCACCGACGCCGACTCGGTCGTCCCGGTCGACTGGTTGGGCCGGCACCTGGCCATCGCACGTGACGGCGCCGACCTGCTGCTCGGCACGGTCGTCCCAGACCCGGCCGAGCTCGACGAACGGGCCCTGGCCGCCTGGACGGCCCGGCATCCGCAGGTGGACGGGCATCCGTACGTCCACGGCGCCAACCTCGGTGTCCGGGCCGACACCTACGTCCGGGCCGGCGGTTTCCCCGAGGTCCGGGAACACGAGGACGTCCTGCTGGCCGCGGCGGTGCGGGCCCTCGGCGGGGTGGTGGTCAGTCCGGCCGGGGGGCCGGTGCGGACCTCCGCGAGGACGGTCGGGCGGACACCCGGCGGGTTCGCCGAGTACCTGGGCGCCCTGCAACGGCAGGCCGGTGTCGGCGGGGAGCTGTCACCCGCCGGACTCGGCCAGCAGTGA
- a CDS encoding TetR/AcrR family transcriptional regulator, with protein MTRAGGVPAGSGTSRAAPAVASLEEAIFPHLRPAAARRLLLSAHQVFARKGYPAATTREIAAGAGMSPAAMYIHYRSKQDLLFHLSLLGHEACEEVLRTARAAGSSSGERLSGMIAAFAGWHATHHTTARIVHHELTSLTRDNFDAVAVIRRRIDGLIADAVRAGIVDGSFRLADPDGTALAMTSMCVDVARWFPAGTLHSPADVSVLYADLALRLVGAAS; from the coding sequence GTGACCCGAGCTGGCGGCGTCCCGGCCGGGTCGGGCACGTCCCGTGCCGCACCCGCGGTCGCGTCCCTGGAGGAGGCGATCTTCCCGCACCTGCGCCCGGCGGCGGCCCGGCGGCTGCTGCTGTCGGCGCACCAGGTGTTCGCGCGGAAGGGCTATCCCGCCGCCACCACCCGGGAGATCGCCGCCGGCGCGGGCATGAGTCCCGCAGCCATGTACATCCACTACCGCTCCAAGCAGGACCTGCTGTTCCACCTCAGTCTGCTCGGCCACGAGGCCTGCGAAGAGGTGCTGCGGACGGCACGGGCGGCCGGCAGCAGCTCCGGGGAGCGGCTGTCCGGGATGATCGCCGCCTTCGCCGGCTGGCACGCCACCCACCACACGACCGCCCGGATCGTGCACCACGAGCTCACCTCGCTCACCCGGGACAACTTCGACGCCGTCGCGGTGATCCGGCGCCGGATCGACGGGCTGATCGCCGACGCGGTGCGGGCGGGCATCGTCGACGGCAGCTTCCGGCTCGCCGACCCCGACGGCACCGCACTGGCGATGACCTCGATGTGCGTCGACGTCGCCCGCTGGTTCCCCGCCGGCACGCTGCACTCCCCCGCCGACGTGTCGGTGCTCTACGCCGACCTCGCGTTGCGACTGGTCGGGGCCGCGTCCTGA
- a CDS encoding bifunctional PIG-L family deacetylase/class I SAM-dependent methyltransferase, giving the protein MVTFTADTDGTPPAVWTTALDAAGLTPFPLDALTRLVVVAAHPDDETLGAAGLLASATTAGVDIDVVVACDGEASHPHSPTHTPAQLAAIRRGEVAAALAVVAPGATMTLLHLPDGGLTDRLAPMTEAIALVLARGGSGPVVVVSPWIGDGHPDHHAAGTAASDAARTHPGATVLQYPIWAWHWGTPDAGDVPLHRLRALRLTAAVAEAKGRALAAHHSQVTPLSEAPGDEMLLPRTLTAFFEAGTEYFLTPAAADTRPPPTAFPGVPDPSAFPVGSSAAADGSLGRGFFDDFYGDRTDPWEFETRWYEERKRDLTLASLPRRRFRSAFEPGCSIGVLTAGLAARSDRLLAADIARRPLDLARRRLRDATHVAFEQLQVPRDWPAGPFDLVVLSEVGYYCDSDDLDRLIDRAVASLTDDGVLVACHWRHPVAEYPLRGDDVHDRLRERSGLDVLATHVEADFRLDVLVRPPAVSVAAADGLLG; this is encoded by the coding sequence GTGGTGACCTTCACCGCCGACACCGACGGCACCCCACCCGCGGTCTGGACCACCGCCCTCGACGCGGCGGGCCTGACGCCGTTCCCGCTCGACGCGCTCACCCGGCTCGTCGTGGTCGCCGCCCACCCCGACGACGAGACGCTGGGAGCGGCCGGCCTTCTGGCGTCCGCGACCACGGCCGGCGTCGACATCGACGTCGTCGTCGCGTGCGACGGGGAGGCGTCCCACCCGCACTCACCCACGCACACTCCGGCGCAACTGGCCGCGATCCGCCGCGGTGAGGTCGCCGCGGCCCTGGCCGTGGTGGCGCCGGGCGCGACCATGACCCTGCTGCACCTGCCCGACGGCGGCCTGACGGACCGGCTCGCTCCGATGACCGAGGCCATCGCCCTCGTGCTGGCCCGCGGCGGCAGCGGTCCGGTGGTCGTCGTGTCGCCCTGGATCGGGGACGGCCATCCCGATCACCACGCCGCGGGAACCGCGGCGTCCGACGCCGCCCGCACCCACCCCGGCGCGACCGTGCTGCAGTACCCGATCTGGGCGTGGCACTGGGGCACGCCGGACGCCGGGGACGTGCCGTTGCACCGGCTGCGGGCACTGCGGCTCACCGCCGCGGTGGCCGAGGCCAAGGGACGCGCGCTGGCCGCGCACCACAGCCAGGTCACCCCGCTGTCGGAGGCGCCCGGCGACGAGATGCTGCTGCCCCGGACGCTGACCGCGTTCTTCGAGGCGGGCACCGAGTACTTCCTGACCCCGGCGGCGGCCGACACCCGGCCGCCGCCCACCGCGTTCCCGGGGGTGCCCGATCCGTCGGCGTTCCCGGTGGGATCGTCCGCAGCCGCCGACGGCAGCCTGGGCCGTGGGTTCTTCGACGACTTCTACGGCGACCGGACCGACCCCTGGGAGTTCGAGACCCGCTGGTACGAGGAACGCAAGCGGGACCTGACGCTGGCGTCGCTGCCGCGTCGGCGGTTCCGGTCGGCGTTCGAGCCGGGCTGTTCGATCGGCGTGCTGACCGCGGGGCTGGCGGCCCGGAGCGACCGTCTGCTCGCCGCCGACATCGCGCGCCGTCCCCTCGATCTCGCGCGGCGACGGCTCCGTGACGCCACCCACGTCGCCTTCGAGCAGCTGCAGGTACCGCGGGACTGGCCGGCCGGGCCCTTCGACCTGGTCGTCCTGTCCGAGGTCGGGTACTACTGCGACAGCGACGATCTCGACCGGTTGATCGACCGCGCCGTGGCGTCCCTGACCGACGACGGCGTGCTGGTGGCGTGCCACTGGCGGCATCCGGTGGCGGAGTACCCGCTCCGCGGTGACGACGTGCACGACCGGCTCCGCGAACGGTCGGGCCTGGACGTCCTGGCCACCCATGTCGAGGCGGACTTCCGGTTGGACGTCCTCGTCCGGCCCCCGGCGGTGTCGGTGGCCGCGGCGGACGGGCTCCTCGGGTGA
- a CDS encoding glycosyltransferase: MLPHRPDRTTSPQTSDAFKILVISSLRYPIAEPFAGGLEAHTHALALGLRERGHSVLVAGAVGSDPDVVGHEFGMMPPSRPGERADITENDEVRAAEHRCFTALMDDVRDGLLGSFDLIHNNSLYSVPVERAATLPYPMVSVLHTPPLYWSERVLGDKRHRDSDFVAVSASTARSWAPLLTPRVVLNGVDTDAWPAGPGGPGAVWSGRIVAEKAPHLAIQLARAAGLPLTIAGPVMDTCYFDAAVAPHLGDDVRYVGHLERAELAALVGSSAVALVTPVWAEPFGMVVAEAMACGTPVVAFARGGIPEIVDPSSGRLIDPPADDVLDAADLARATVALHEAAALDRAGVRRFAVERLSLDAMLTGYEAVYRDVLRDHA, encoded by the coding sequence ATGCTGCCGCACAGGCCGGACCGGACGACATCACCGCAGACGTCGGACGCATTCAAGATCCTGGTCATCTCCTCGCTCCGATATCCCATCGCCGAACCCTTCGCGGGCGGCCTCGAGGCCCACACCCACGCGCTGGCCCTGGGCCTGCGCGAACGCGGCCACTCCGTCCTGGTCGCCGGGGCCGTGGGCAGCGACCCCGACGTCGTCGGGCACGAGTTCGGCATGATGCCGCCCAGCCGGCCCGGCGAACGCGCCGACATCACCGAGAACGACGAGGTGCGCGCCGCCGAGCACCGCTGTTTCACCGCCCTGATGGACGACGTCCGCGACGGCCTCCTCGGGTCGTTCGACCTGATCCACAACAACTCGCTGTACTCGGTCCCGGTCGAGCGCGCCGCGACCCTGCCGTACCCGATGGTGAGCGTGCTGCACACTCCGCCGCTCTACTGGTCCGAGCGCGTACTCGGCGACAAACGCCACCGCGACAGCGATTTCGTCGCCGTCAGCGCCTCCACCGCCCGTTCGTGGGCTCCGTTGCTGACGCCCCGCGTGGTGCTCAACGGCGTCGACACCGACGCCTGGCCGGCAGGCCCCGGTGGCCCCGGCGCGGTGTGGTCCGGACGCATCGTCGCCGAGAAGGCGCCCCACCTGGCGATCCAGCTGGCCCGGGCGGCCGGCCTGCCGTTGACCATCGCCGGGCCGGTGATGGACACCTGCTACTTCGACGCCGCCGTCGCGCCCCACCTCGGTGACGACGTCCGCTACGTCGGGCACCTCGAGCGCGCCGAGCTCGCGGCCCTGGTGGGGTCCAGCGCGGTCGCCCTCGTCACCCCCGTCTGGGCCGAACCGTTCGGCATGGTCGTCGCCGAGGCGATGGCCTGCGGCACTCCGGTGGTGGCCTTCGCCCGCGGGGGAATCCCGGAGATCGTCGACCCGTCGTCGGGGCGGCTGATCGACCCGCCCGCGGACGACGTCCTCGACGCCGCTGATCTCGCCCGCGCCACGGTGGCCCTGCACGAGGCCGCCGCACTGGACCGTGCCGGCGTCCGCCGGTTCGCCGTCGAGCGGCTCAGCCTGGACGCGATGCTCACCGGCTACGAAGCGGTCTACCGCGACGTGCTGCGCGACCACGCGTGA
- a CDS encoding glycosyltransferase family 2 protein, with product MSPTCAVITLVHGRADHLREQQRGLAAATVRPDHYVVVAMDDPAAVEATSTGPLAGSGIAVHAIPLSAQPHLPLAAARNAGARAALAAGAEVLVFLDVDCIPSPGAIGTYRTTVAAHPGELHCGTVRYLDETHSRATPPVLVGPPHPARPAPEPGQTVPSTEWPLFWSLSFAVDAATWRRLGGFHEAYTGYGAEDTDFGLSAHEAGVHLRWVGGADVYHQHHASESPPVRHRDDILRNAAVFHARWDRWPMEGWLRRFADLGIARFRDGRWEAVGPPPRTPVTDATPGRR from the coding sequence GTGAGCCCGACCTGTGCGGTGATCACGCTCGTCCACGGGCGGGCCGATCATCTCCGCGAGCAGCAACGCGGACTCGCCGCCGCCACCGTCCGACCCGACCACTACGTGGTCGTGGCGATGGACGACCCGGCAGCCGTCGAGGCGACGTCGACCGGTCCGCTGGCCGGTTCCGGGATCGCCGTCCACGCGATACCGCTGTCGGCCCAGCCGCACCTGCCGCTGGCCGCCGCGCGCAACGCCGGTGCCCGTGCCGCGCTGGCCGCCGGGGCGGAGGTGCTGGTGTTCCTCGACGTGGACTGCATCCCGTCCCCGGGCGCGATCGGCACGTACCGCACCACGGTCGCCGCACATCCCGGTGAGCTGCACTGCGGCACCGTGCGGTACCTCGACGAGACCCACAGCCGCGCGACGCCCCCGGTCCTCGTCGGACCGCCGCACCCCGCCCGCCCGGCACCGGAACCCGGACAGACCGTGCCCTCCACCGAGTGGCCCCTGTTCTGGTCGCTGTCGTTCGCGGTGGACGCCGCGACCTGGCGGCGGCTCGGCGGCTTCCACGAGGCCTACACCGGCTACGGCGCGGAGGACACCGACTTCGGGCTGTCGGCGCACGAGGCGGGCGTGCACCTGCGCTGGGTCGGCGGCGCCGACGTGTACCACCAGCACCACGCCTCGGAGTCCCCGCCGGTGCGCCACCGCGACGACATCCTGCGCAACGCCGCGGTCTTCCATGCCCGGTGGGACCGGTGGCCGATGGAGGGCTGGCTGCGCCGCTTCGCCGACCTCGGCATCGCCCGGTTCCGCGACGGCCGTTGGGAGGCGGTCGGCCCGCCGCCCCGGACACCCGTGACCGACGCCACCCCGGGTCGGCGGTGA
- a CDS encoding glycosyltransferase, whose product MIGYYVHHQGRGHLTRMLSITARLQSPVTVLSSLAPPPEAAHLPWVRLSADDSGEHFRDADAGGTLHWVPRHHPGLRGRMAAVAAWIARHDPELVVVDVSVEIATLCRLLGVPTVVMAMRGDRSDRAHRLAYDAADALVAPWSADFPEPGWPEHWYAKTFHTGALSRFAGRPVPQRARHAGPRRVLVLWGSGGTGLTRAQLAAARSVPSTVWRVADGGLAADEVWDALQWADVVVTHAGQNAVAEVAAAQRPAVVIADDRPHGEQRATAVAVGATGAAVGVIGWPAGADWPGLIDRATALDGRGWRRWTHPQAAARAAGHIETLAATRLSA is encoded by the coding sequence GTGATCGGCTACTACGTCCACCACCAGGGCCGGGGCCACCTCACCCGGATGCTGTCCATCACGGCCCGGTTGCAGTCCCCGGTGACGGTGTTGTCGTCGCTGGCCCCGCCGCCGGAGGCCGCCCACCTGCCGTGGGTCCGGCTCAGTGCCGACGACTCGGGCGAGCACTTCCGGGACGCCGACGCGGGCGGCACCCTGCACTGGGTGCCGCGGCACCACCCCGGGCTCCGGGGGCGGATGGCCGCCGTCGCCGCCTGGATCGCCCGACACGACCCCGAGCTGGTGGTCGTGGACGTCTCGGTGGAGATCGCCACCCTGTGCCGGCTGCTCGGGGTACCTACGGTGGTGATGGCGATGCGCGGTGACCGTTCCGACCGCGCCCACCGGCTGGCCTACGACGCGGCGGACGCCCTGGTCGCCCCCTGGTCGGCCGATTTCCCGGAGCCGGGCTGGCCGGAGCACTGGTACGCGAAGACCTTCCACACCGGCGCCCTGTCCCGCTTCGCCGGCCGCCCGGTGCCGCAGCGGGCACGCCACGCCGGTCCCCGCCGCGTGCTCGTGCTGTGGGGGTCCGGCGGCACGGGACTGACCCGGGCCCAGTTGGCGGCGGCGCGGTCGGTGCCGTCGACGGTCTGGCGGGTCGCCGACGGCGGGCTCGCCGCCGACGAGGTCTGGGACGCCCTGCAGTGGGCCGACGTCGTCGTCACCCACGCCGGACAGAACGCGGTCGCCGAGGTCGCCGCCGCCCAGCGGCCGGCCGTCGTGATCGCCGACGACCGCCCGCACGGGGAGCAGCGGGCCACGGCCGTCGCGGTCGGCGCCACCGGTGCGGCCGTCGGGGTGATCGGCTGGCCGGCGGGTGCCGACTGGCCCGGTCTGATCGACCGGGCCACGGCCCTGGACGGCCGGGGCTGGCGCCGGTGGACCCATCCGCAGGCCGCCGCGCGCGCGGCCGGCCACATCGAGACCCTCGCCGCGACCCGGCTCTCCGCGTGA
- a CDS encoding GtrA family protein, which yields MMAAVGVRTALRSARRPTRLPGGARARGRRLARFAVVGAGATGLQVVLFALLHVLVPLFWANLIAWGASTVVGNQVNRSLTFGRHGRPGASRDFAVSSAFSLVGLAVTTLVLLPVDDQPTIALVVLVAVNAVVGLGRFLGLRRWFAGHDPADPVV from the coding sequence ATGATGGCGGCGGTGGGCGTGCGGACGGCGCTGCGATCGGCGCGCCGCCCGACGCGGCTCCCCGGCGGCGCCCGGGCCCGCGGACGCCGGCTGGCCCGGTTCGCCGTGGTCGGAGCCGGCGCGACCGGCCTGCAGGTCGTTCTGTTCGCGCTGCTGCACGTCCTGGTCCCGCTGTTCTGGGCCAACCTGATCGCCTGGGGCGCGTCCACCGTGGTGGGCAACCAGGTGAACCGCTCGCTGACCTTCGGCCGGCACGGACGGCCCGGCGCCTCGCGCGACTTCGCGGTGTCCAGCGCGTTCAGCCTGGTGGGGCTCGCTGTCACCACGCTCGTGTTGCTGCCCGTCGACGACCAGCCGACGATCGCACTCGTCGTCCTCGTCGCGGTCAACGCCGTCGTCGGTCTCGGCCGCTTCCTCGGTCTGCGCCGCTGGTTCGCCGGTCACGACCCGGCGGACCCGGTGGTCTGA